In Halopelagius longus, the following proteins share a genomic window:
- the ppk1 gene encoding polyphosphate kinase 1, with amino-acid sequence MDANSDLEPDDPAESDVDLDDSRYYLNRELSELEFQRRVLHEALDDRQPLLERVRFLSIFTKNMDEFFMKRIGGLKQQIDAGVTESTADGRTPEEQWREALETARPMFRAQAECFLNEVRPALREEGIHVHDYDDLTTEQRSETRRYFEESVLPTLTPLAFDPAHPFPFISNLSLSLAVLTERPGEDEPTFTRVKIPQNRPRLVEVGEDEYVLLEEVIRSNLDLLFPKAEVVDTTLFRLTRNAEVRRNQEVAEDLIEMIREVLEQRRFATAVRLDVEEGASDRVVDLLVEQLDISEREVFRLPGPLDFRELMDLTELDRPDLKLDPWTPQPHPRFRRSGSSAEVGTDTSNCIFSEIQRDDILLHHPYHSFGETVQEFLDQAANDPNVLAIKAAIYRTASDSKVIQSLIDAADNGKQVAVMVELKARFDEQNNLEWVRRLEEEGIHVAYGTVGLKTHTKTALVVREEDDGVELYSHVATGNYHSGTAKGYVDLGLLTADRDIGRDLVKVFNFFTGPSLDEEFRKLLIAPVTMRERFTHFIRREARHARKGEDARIVTKVNALEDPEFVEELYRASMAGVDIDLVVRGICRLRPGLEGISENITVHSIVDRFLEHSRIYYFENAGDPEWYLGSADWMTRNLDNRVEAVAPVEDPDLREQLRFVLELAMSDNQKRWTMNADGSYDQRYPRDGEPVVNMQSILMEQTLESLRQTGVESGFLPDSPATPEELLVEPVDGSDDDDADGSDDSTRDSGDGSDRSDATKAESTAASGGGAAVASDAELGDPGPAGASLVRNRADADASAVENGADPRSDAAATDADDAEDADLPRAMRVHDDRWYVPESDHYAYAVRTPDGGRAYRKTKTAAASLLERYYG; translated from the coding sequence ATGGACGCTAACTCGGACCTCGAACCGGACGACCCGGCAGAATCGGACGTGGACTTGGACGACTCGCGGTACTACTTGAACCGCGAACTGAGCGAGTTGGAGTTTCAAAGACGAGTGCTCCACGAGGCGTTGGACGACAGGCAACCCCTCCTCGAACGCGTGCGCTTTCTGTCCATCTTCACGAAGAACATGGACGAGTTCTTCATGAAGCGCATCGGCGGCCTGAAACAGCAGATAGACGCCGGGGTGACCGAATCCACCGCCGACGGTCGGACGCCCGAGGAGCAGTGGCGGGAGGCGTTGGAGACGGCCCGGCCGATGTTCCGCGCGCAGGCGGAGTGTTTCCTGAACGAGGTTCGCCCCGCCCTCCGCGAGGAGGGTATCCACGTCCACGACTACGACGACCTGACGACCGAACAGCGCTCGGAGACGCGCCGCTACTTCGAGGAGTCCGTCCTGCCGACGCTGACCCCGCTCGCGTTCGACCCCGCTCACCCGTTCCCGTTCATCTCGAATCTGAGCCTCTCGCTCGCGGTGTTGACCGAACGCCCCGGCGAGGACGAACCGACGTTCACGCGCGTGAAGATACCGCAGAACCGCCCCCGACTCGTCGAAGTCGGGGAGGACGAGTACGTCCTCCTCGAAGAGGTAATCCGTTCGAACCTCGATCTGCTCTTTCCGAAGGCCGAGGTGGTCGATACGACGCTGTTCCGACTGACGCGAAACGCCGAGGTCCGCCGGAATCAGGAGGTCGCCGAGGACCTCATAGAGATGATTCGGGAGGTGCTCGAACAGCGACGGTTCGCCACCGCCGTCCGCCTCGACGTCGAGGAGGGGGCGTCCGACCGGGTTGTGGACCTGCTCGTCGAACAGCTCGACATCTCCGAACGGGAGGTGTTCCGACTGCCCGGCCCCCTCGACTTCCGCGAGTTGATGGACCTGACGGAACTGGACCGCCCGGACCTGAAACTCGACCCCTGGACGCCGCAACCGCACCCGCGCTTCCGTCGCTCCGGGTCCTCGGCGGAGGTGGGCACCGACACCTCGAACTGCATCTTCTCGGAGATTCAGCGAGACGACATCCTCCTTCACCACCCCTATCACTCGTTCGGCGAGACGGTGCAGGAGTTCCTCGACCAAGCGGCCAACGACCCGAACGTGTTGGCCATCAAGGCGGCCATCTACCGCACCGCCTCGGACTCGAAGGTCATCCAGAGCCTCATCGACGCCGCGGACAACGGCAAGCAGGTGGCGGTGATGGTCGAACTGAAAGCCCGCTTCGACGAGCAGAACAACTTAGAGTGGGTCCGTCGCCTCGAAGAGGAGGGCATCCACGTCGCCTACGGCACCGTCGGCCTGAAGACGCACACGAAAACCGCCCTCGTCGTCCGCGAGGAGGACGACGGCGTGGAACTGTACTCCCACGTCGCCACCGGAAACTACCACTCCGGCACCGCCAAGGGGTACGTCGACCTCGGACTCCTGACGGCGGACCGGGACATCGGCCGCGACTTGGTGAAGGTGTTCAACTTCTTCACCGGTCCGTCGCTGGACGAGGAGTTCAGGAAACTCCTCATCGCGCCCGTCACGATGCGCGAACGGTTCACCCACTTCATCCGGCGGGAGGCGCGCCACGCCCGGAAGGGCGAGGACGCCCGCATCGTCACCAAGGTGAACGCCCTCGAAGACCCCGAGTTCGTCGAGGAACTGTACCGCGCGTCGATGGCGGGCGTCGATATCGACCTCGTGGTGCGCGGCATCTGCCGCCTCCGACCGGGACTCGAAGGAATCAGCGAGAACATCACCGTCCACAGCATCGTCGACCGGTTCCTCGAACACTCGCGCATCTACTACTTCGAGAACGCGGGCGACCCCGAGTGGTACCTCGGGTCGGCCGACTGGATGACGCGGAACCTCGACAACCGCGTCGAGGCCGTCGCGCCGGTCGAAGACCCGGATCTCCGCGAGCAACTCCGCTTCGTCCTCGAACTGGCGATGTCGGACAACCAAAAGCGCTGGACGATGAACGCCGACGGCAGCTACGACCAACGGTACCCCCGCGACGGCGAACCGGTCGTCAACATGCAGTCGATTCTGATGGAGCAGACGCTCGAATCGCTCCGCCAGACCGGCGTGGAGAGCGGCTTCCTCCCCGACTCCCCCGCCACGCCGGAGGAACTCCTCGTCGAACCCGTCGACGGTTCGGACGACGACGACGCCGACGGCTCCGATGACTCGACCCGCGACTCGGGGGACGGCTCCGACCGCTCAGACGCGACGAAGGCGGAATCCACCGCGGCGTCGGGCGGCGGTGCCGCAGTCGCGTCGGACGCGGAACTGGGCGACCCCGGTCCGGCGGGCGCGTCCCTCGTCCGGAACCGGGCGGACGCCGACGCGTCCGCAGTCGAGAACGGGGCGGACCCGAGGTCGGACGCCGCCGCCACTGACGCCGACGATGCGGAGGACGCCGACCTCCCGCGGGCCATGCGCGTCCACGACGACCGGTGGTACGTCCCGGAGAGCGACCACTACGCGTACGCGGTTCGGACGCCCGACGGCGGGCGCGCCTACCGGAAGACGAAGACGGCGGCGGCGTCGCTCTTAGAGCGGTACTACGGCTGA
- a CDS encoding methionine adenosyltransferase: MTDRNISIEAADRTAVEDQQVEIVERKGIGHPDSISDGIAESVSRALSNLYLDRVGKVLHYNTDETQLVAGEAAPAFGGGEVVEPIYLLIVGRATKKYDGERLPVDSVALEAARDYLDEHIPELEFGTDIVVDVKLGEGSGDLQDVFGEENVQVPMANDTSFGVGHAPLTETEEIVLNVERQLNSTYADENPHLGPDVKVMGKREGDEIDITVAAAMIDSYIDDLEEYKDAVASVEEFAGDVAREYTDREVNVAVNTADDYDEGSIYLTVTGTSAEQGDDGSVGRGNRANGLITPNRPMSMEATSGKNPVNHIGKIYNLLSTDIAETVVAEVDGIRDLQIRLLSQIGRPIDEPHVADAKIVTDEGVALSDIEADVEEIVDDRLANVTDITRQAIDGDLTTF, translated from the coding sequence ATGACCGACCGGAACATCAGCATCGAGGCGGCCGACAGGACCGCCGTCGAGGACCAACAGGTCGAAATCGTCGAGCGAAAGGGAATCGGTCACCCCGACTCCATCTCCGACGGAATCGCCGAGAGCGTCTCCCGGGCCCTATCGAATCTGTACCTCGACCGGGTGGGGAAAGTTCTCCACTACAACACCGACGAGACCCAACTCGTGGCCGGCGAGGCCGCCCCCGCCTTCGGCGGCGGCGAAGTCGTCGAACCCATCTACCTCCTCATCGTGGGTCGCGCGACGAAGAAGTACGACGGCGAACGACTCCCCGTCGATTCGGTCGCTCTTGAGGCCGCCCGCGACTACCTCGACGAGCACATTCCCGAACTCGAATTCGGCACCGACATCGTCGTGGACGTGAAACTCGGCGAGGGGTCCGGCGACCTGCAGGACGTCTTCGGCGAGGAGAACGTGCAGGTGCCGATGGCCAACGACACCTCCTTCGGCGTCGGCCACGCGCCGTTGACCGAAACCGAGGAGATAGTGCTGAACGTCGAACGCCAACTCAACTCGACGTACGCCGACGAGAACCCGCACCTCGGCCCCGACGTGAAGGTGATGGGCAAGCGCGAGGGCGACGAGATAGACATCACCGTCGCCGCCGCGATGATAGACTCCTACATCGACGACTTAGAGGAGTACAAAGACGCCGTCGCGTCCGTCGAGGAGTTCGCCGGCGACGTGGCCCGCGAGTACACCGACCGAGAGGTGAACGTCGCCGTCAACACGGCCGACGACTACGACGAGGGCTCCATCTACCTCACCGTCACCGGAACCAGCGCCGAACAGGGCGACGACGGGTCCGTCGGCCGCGGGAACCGCGCGAACGGCCTCATCACGCCGAACCGACCGATGAGCATGGAGGCCACCTCCGGGAAGAACCCCGTCAACCACATCGGGAAGATATACAACCTGCTGTCGACGGACATCGCCGAAACCGTCGTCGCCGAGGTAGACGGCATCCGCGACCTGCAGATTCGCCTGCTCTCCCAGATCGGCCGCCCCATCGACGAACCGCACGTCGCGGACGCGAAGATAGTCACCGACGAGGGAGTCGCCCTCTCGGACATCGAAGCCGACGTCGAGGAGATCGTCGACGACCGCCTCGCGAACGTCACCGACATCACGCGGCAGGCCATCGACGGCGACCTGACGACGTTCTGA
- the cyaB gene encoding class IV adenylate cyclase → MYEVEVKVRADRDGVRAKLDDGRAERVGRVRQVDTYYDAPHRDFAATDEALRIRRETRLGDGDGEKGDGETTARVTYKGPLVEAESKTRAEHETEVADGGTMDAVLDGLGFEPAATVEKEREFYRVDGYTVTLDAVEGVGEFVEIEREAGSEADVESVREGAYAVARELGLDPGEQIRTSYLGMLLGSEE, encoded by the coding sequence ATGTACGAAGTCGAGGTCAAGGTGCGGGCCGACCGCGACGGGGTGCGGGCGAAACTCGACGACGGGCGCGCCGAACGCGTCGGGCGCGTGCGGCAGGTAGACACCTACTACGACGCGCCGCACCGCGACTTCGCGGCGACCGACGAGGCCCTCCGCATCCGCCGCGAGACGCGACTCGGAGATGGGGACGGTGAGAAGGGAGACGGGGAGACGACGGCGCGCGTCACCTACAAAGGGCCACTCGTGGAGGCGGAGTCGAAGACGCGGGCCGAACACGAGACGGAAGTGGCCGACGGCGGGACGATGGACGCCGTCCTCGACGGCCTCGGATTCGAACCGGCGGCGACGGTGGAGAAGGAACGGGAGTTCTACCGGGTGGACGGCTACACCGTCACCCTCGACGCCGTGGAGGGCGTCGGGGAGTTCGTCGAAATCGAACGCGAGGCCGGATCGGAGGCGGACGTCGAGTCGGTCCGGGAGGGGGCGTACGCCGTCGCGCGCGAACTCGGACTCGACCCCGGCGAACAGATTCGGACGTCGTACCTCGGGATGCTCCTCGGTTCCGAGGAGTGA
- a CDS encoding FKBP-type peptidyl-prolyl cis-trans isomerase — MSDEPQAEAADADAADVEEEVAEDEEVAEDGIQDGDFVRLAYTVRTVEDDTVVDTTDEEVAEEADIDTEEYDFEPRVIVVGAGHVFEAVDDALVGGEVGDEDIVEIPAAQAFGEFDDDDVRTVSANKIDEDDRYPGAQVQVDGEQGRVETIIGGRARVNFNHPLAGEDLEYDYEILDVVEDREEQAESLLSMYLQQAPEVWIETDEVEEETVVEPDEDDEDSETPEESQATGEAGDAEPETEVETVEKETLYIEATPQMTMNQQWMFSKQQIAQDVIDRLELDRVIVQETIEGMGGMMGGMGGMMGGMGGGADAEDIEEAIEDVDVDADELVEELEGEETEE; from the coding sequence ATGAGTGACGAACCGCAGGCGGAGGCGGCCGACGCCGACGCAGCAGACGTCGAAGAAGAGGTCGCCGAAGACGAGGAAGTCGCCGAGGACGGAATCCAGGACGGCGACTTCGTGCGCCTCGCGTACACCGTACGAACGGTCGAAGACGACACCGTCGTCGACACGACCGACGAAGAGGTGGCCGAAGAGGCCGACATCGACACCGAGGAGTACGACTTCGAACCCCGCGTCATCGTCGTCGGGGCCGGACACGTCTTCGAAGCGGTCGACGACGCCCTCGTCGGCGGCGAAGTCGGCGACGAAGACATCGTCGAGATTCCCGCCGCGCAGGCGTTCGGCGAGTTCGACGACGACGACGTCCGCACGGTCAGCGCCAACAAGATCGACGAGGACGACCGCTACCCCGGCGCACAGGTCCAAGTCGACGGCGAACAGGGCCGCGTCGAGACCATCATCGGCGGCCGCGCCCGCGTGAACTTCAACCACCCCCTCGCGGGCGAGGACCTCGAGTACGACTACGAGATTCTCGACGTCGTCGAGGACCGCGAGGAACAGGCCGAGAGCCTCCTCAGCATGTACCTCCAGCAGGCCCCCGAGGTCTGGATCGAGACCGACGAGGTCGAAGAGGAGACGGTCGTCGAACCCGACGAGGACGACGAGGACAGCGAGACTCCGGAGGAGTCTCAAGCAACCGGCGAAGCCGGTGACGCCGAACCCGAGACCGAAGTCGAGACCGTCGAGAAGGAGACGCTGTACATCGAGGCCACGCCGCAGATGACGATGAACCAGCAGTGGATGTTCTCGAAGCAGCAGATCGCACAGGACGTCATCGACCGCCTCGAGTTAGACCGCGTCATCGTCCAAGAGACCATCGAGGGCATGGGCGGCATGATGGGCGGCATGGGCGGTATGATGGGCGGCATGGGCGGCGGCGCCGACGCCGAAGACATCGAGGAAGCCATCGAGGACGTCGACGTGGACGCCGACGAACTCGTCGAGGAACTCGAAGGCGAAGAGACCGAAGAGTAA
- a CDS encoding RAD55 family ATPase produces the protein MSGRLTTGIDVLDRQLDGGIPAGSIVFLGAEPASQSELFLYELTAVRGTLYLTTVRSDAAVLDAVNRTPGTVGSPTIRDIGGGAPLDSANKLVTELPEGANLIIDVVDVLEETGTARYREFLNELQTHMVNTGGLAVLHGLKTGDAPRNRRYTEHMSDVVFDLQTEVDGSEIENRLAVPKFRGGKAPEETIKLRLSEQVTVDTSRDIA, from the coding sequence GTGTCAGGACGGCTCACGACCGGCATCGACGTTCTCGACCGGCAACTCGACGGCGGAATCCCGGCGGGGAGTATCGTCTTTCTCGGCGCCGAACCCGCCAGCCAGTCGGAGCTGTTCCTCTACGAACTCACCGCGGTCCGCGGGACGCTGTATCTCACGACCGTCCGCTCCGACGCGGCGGTCCTCGACGCGGTGAACAGAACCCCCGGCACCGTCGGCAGTCCGACGATTCGGGACATCGGCGGCGGCGCGCCGTTGGACTCCGCGAACAAACTCGTCACGGAACTGCCGGAGGGGGCGAACCTCATCATCGACGTGGTCGACGTGTTGGAGGAGACCGGCACCGCTCGGTACCGGGAGTTCCTCAACGAACTGCAGACGCACATGGTCAACACCGGCGGGCTCGCCGTCCTCCACGGCCTGAAGACGGGGGACGCGCCGCGGAACCGCCGCTACACGGAACACATGTCGGACGTGGTGTTCGACCTGCAGACGGAGGTGGACGGCTCCGAGATAGAGAACCGCCTCGCCGTCCCGAAGTTCCGCGGCGGCAAAGCGCCCGAGGAGACGATCAAACTCCGCCTGAGCGAACAGGTGACCGTCGACACCAGCCGCGACATCGCGTGA
- a CDS encoding MinD/ParA family ATP-binding protein, with protein MLAIAGGKGGCGKTTTTLGLAAAMDGEARVVDADRDMPNLHALAGVPRDSDERTPPYRHPEYDRVSVSPAPPGQSARADGGCDDPSARLRRIRAEADGAVLVDCPAGAGPDAAAPLRACDGALVVSSLCAPSLRDAAKTASMARTLGTPVVGAVLTRARVAPSGVSELLGCPVVGRVPEASPPVLEDASVRRAYENVATDLQTAEEII; from the coding sequence ATGCTTGCGATAGCCGGCGGAAAGGGCGGATGCGGGAAGACGACGACGACGCTCGGTCTGGCCGCGGCGATGGACGGGGAGGCGCGCGTCGTGGACGCCGACCGGGACATGCCCAATCTGCACGCACTCGCGGGCGTCCCCCGCGATTCGGACGAGCGAACGCCGCCGTACCGGCACCCCGAGTACGACCGCGTCTCGGTTTCCCCCGCACCGCCGGGGCAGAGCGCACGTGCGGACGGCGGGTGCGACGACCCGTCGGCGCGACTGCGGCGGATCCGCGCCGAGGCGGACGGCGCAGTCCTCGTCGACTGCCCGGCGGGCGCGGGGCCGGACGCCGCGGCCCCCCTCCGCGCCTGCGACGGCGCCCTCGTCGTCTCGTCGCTCTGCGCGCCGTCCCTCCGCGACGCGGCCAAGACGGCGTCGATGGCGCGAACGCTCGGAACGCCCGTCGTGGGAGCGGTGCTCACGCGGGCGCGCGTCGCGCCGTCCGGCGTCTCGGAACTGTTGGGCTGTCCGGTGGTCGGGCGCGTTCCGGAGGCGAGTCCGCCGGTCCTCGAAGACGCCTCGGTCAGGCGGGCCTACGAGAACGTGGCAACCGATTTACAGACCGCCGAAGAGATAATATAA
- a CDS encoding YlbF family regulator: MSMQTDPLEEMGRELGEALTETPEYEAFEEAKAAVENDDEVQAKISEFESLREEFMFARQTGNATQEGLQKVQSAQEELHSMPVMAEYLEAQEELQTRLEAVNEAISEPLAVDFGGEAGGCCHD, from the coding sequence ATGAGCATGCAGACGGACCCCCTCGAAGAGATGGGCCGAGAACTCGGCGAAGCGCTGACCGAGACGCCCGAGTACGAAGCCTTCGAGGAGGCGAAAGCGGCCGTCGAGAACGACGACGAAGTGCAGGCCAAGATTTCGGAGTTCGAGTCGCTCCGCGAGGAGTTCATGTTCGCTCGGCAGACGGGGAACGCGACGCAGGAGGGGCTTCAGAAGGTCCAATCCGCCCAAGAGGAACTCCACTCGATGCCCGTGATGGCTGAATACCTCGAAGCCCAAGAGGAGCTACAGACGCGCCTCGAAGCTGTCAACGAGGCCATCTCCGAACCCCTCGCCGTCGACTTCGGCGGCGAGGCGGGCGGTTGCTGCCACGACTGA
- the dph2 gene encoding diphthamide biosynthesis enzyme Dph2: MSQDASSEGDLRNTGMSLRHDREWDYELDRIIDEIEERDATRVGLQFPEGLKRRGPAVADDLRELCDDDVTFMLSGQPCYGACDLDTYLMRRTDVFVHFGHSPMKESDKIIYVPLFSNVDPFPILEESLEELEGEEVGLVTTAQHMNRFEDMCDWLEERGYDVHTRRGDDRLTYEGQVLGCNYASADIDADQVLYVGGGKFHPLGLAMEHPEKKVVIADPVNNVVTIADTEKFMKQRYGAVHRAMDAEKWGVIFCTKIGQGRMEIAEKIIEDNPNAYLITMDEVTPDRLRNFDMDAFVNTGCPRITTDDGPRFHKPMLTPQEYRIAVGDEPLDSLSFDTFHGTW; this comes from the coding sequence ATGAGTCAGGACGCTTCTTCCGAGGGTGACCTCCGGAACACCGGGATGTCGCTCAGACACGACAGAGAGTGGGACTACGAACTCGACCGAATCATCGACGAAATCGAGGAACGCGACGCCACGCGCGTCGGACTGCAGTTCCCCGAGGGACTGAAGCGGCGCGGCCCGGCCGTCGCCGACGACCTGCGGGAACTGTGCGACGACGACGTGACGTTCATGCTGTCGGGGCAACCCTGCTACGGCGCCTGCGACTTAGACACCTACCTGATGCGCCGGACGGACGTGTTCGTCCACTTCGGCCACTCCCCGATGAAGGAGTCCGACAAGATAATCTACGTCCCCCTGTTCTCGAACGTGGACCCGTTCCCCATCCTCGAGGAGTCCTTAGAGGAACTGGAGGGCGAGGAGGTCGGTCTGGTGACGACGGCCCAGCACATGAACCGCTTCGAGGACATGTGCGATTGGCTGGAGGAACGCGGCTACGACGTCCACACCCGCCGCGGCGACGACCGACTCACCTACGAGGGGCAAGTTCTCGGCTGTAACTACGCCTCCGCGGACATCGACGCCGACCAAGTGCTGTACGTCGGCGGCGGGAAGTTCCACCCCCTCGGCCTCGCGATGGAACACCCCGAGAAGAAGGTGGTCATCGCCGACCCCGTCAACAACGTCGTCACTATCGCCGACACGGAGAAGTTCATGAAACAGCGCTACGGCGCGGTCCACCGCGCGATGGACGCCGAGAAGTGGGGCGTCATCTTCTGCACCAAGATAGGGCAGGGGCGCATGGAGATAGCCGAGAAGATAATCGAGGACAACCCGAACGCCTACCTCATCACCATGGACGAGGTAACGCCGGACCGACTCCGGAACTTCGACATGGACGCGTTCGTCAACACCGGCTGTCCCCGAATCACCACCGACGACGGCCCGCGGTTCCACAAGCCGATGCTGACGCCGCAGGAGTACCGCATCGCCGTCGGCGACGAACCCCTCGACTCGCTCTCGTTCGACACGTTCCACGGCACGTGGTGA
- a CDS encoding TIGR00725 family protein — protein MPCLSADATPRISARWTQRCGRSVRGTPNRPRRTSTTDAPVVVAGTPRRPHRTKRLFLSGAKRGGMRVSVIGGGTVTEEKLDVAAETGRSLARRGHTVVCGGLGGVMEAACRGAKAENGRTIGVLPTDRRADANEYVDVAVATGLGHARNALVPMNGDAVVAIGGSGGTLSEIGFSFVYDRPVAGLGTHDVPGVEACETPEEAVEYVEKAHPTSGSNGR, from the coding sequence GTGCCATGTCTGAGCGCCGACGCAACACCGCGGATTTCAGCCAGATGGACGCAACGATGCGGACGCTCGGTACGTGGGACCCCGAACCGCCCGCGGCGGACCTCTACAACTGACGCTCCGGTCGTCGTCGCAGGGACGCCTCGGAGACCGCACCGAACGAAACGACTCTTTCTTTCCGGCGCGAAACGCGGCGGTATGCGCGTAAGTGTCATCGGCGGCGGAACCGTCACCGAAGAGAAACTCGACGTCGCCGCCGAGACGGGTCGCTCGCTCGCGCGGCGCGGACACACGGTCGTCTGCGGCGGGTTAGGTGGCGTGATGGAGGCGGCGTGTCGCGGCGCGAAAGCGGAGAACGGACGGACCATCGGCGTCCTCCCGACGGACCGGAGGGCGGACGCAAACGAGTACGTGGACGTCGCCGTCGCGACGGGACTGGGGCACGCCCGGAACGCGTTGGTCCCGATGAACGGCGACGCCGTCGTCGCAATCGGCGGAAGCGGCGGCACGCTGTCGGAAATCGGGTTCTCGTTCGTCTACGACAGGCCCGTCGCCGGACTCGGCACGCACGACGTGCCGGGCGTCGAAGCCTGCGAGACGCCCGAGGAAGCCGTCGAGTACGTCGAGAAAGCACACCCGACGAGCGGTTCGAACGGCCGGTGA
- a CDS encoding MBL fold metallo-hydrolase, with the protein MSVSDWSDWLPRAVEAADPETVAVWYLGCNGFFLKGSDGTTLAIDPYVGVGDPPRTVRMIPVPFDPEDVTELDGLLATHEHTDHVHGPSQAPILENTDATYYAPDDSVDVALEDEAWTENYDVSEDRFEVVAEGDTLEIGEFTVHVEVAHDPDATHPVSYVIEHESGTFFHGGDTKPAEEFAELGEEYDIDLGVLAFGAIGNIPDKETGEPVRTKWYSTENEIIEAASDLQLDRLLPSHWDMWKGMTADPTTLHHHAQSFEYPERLEITEIGDRVDI; encoded by the coding sequence ATGTCCGTAAGCGACTGGAGCGATTGGCTTCCGCGCGCCGTCGAGGCGGCCGACCCGGAGACGGTGGCCGTCTGGTATCTCGGCTGTAACGGCTTCTTCCTCAAGGGGAGCGACGGGACGACGCTCGCTATCGATCCGTACGTCGGCGTCGGCGACCCGCCGCGGACGGTTCGGATGATTCCCGTCCCGTTCGACCCCGAAGACGTGACGGAACTGGACGGACTCCTCGCGACGCACGAACACACCGACCACGTCCACGGGCCGAGTCAGGCCCCCATCTTGGAGAACACCGACGCGACGTACTACGCGCCGGACGACTCCGTGGACGTGGCACTCGAAGACGAGGCCTGGACGGAGAACTACGACGTCTCCGAGGACCGGTTCGAAGTCGTCGCCGAGGGCGACACCCTCGAAATCGGCGAGTTCACCGTCCACGTCGAAGTCGCCCACGACCCGGACGCGACGCACCCCGTCTCGTACGTTATCGAACACGAGTCGGGCACGTTCTTCCACGGCGGCGACACGAAACCCGCAGAGGAGTTCGCCGAACTCGGCGAGGAGTACGACATCGACCTGGGCGTCCTCGCGTTCGGCGCGATAGGCAACATCCCGGACAAGGAGACGGGCGAACCCGTGCGCACGAAGTGGTACTCCACGGAGAACGAGATTATCGAGGCCGCTTCGGACCTCCAGTTGGACCGCCTCCTCCCGAGTCACTGGGACATGTGGAAGGGCATGACCGCCGACCCGACGACTCTGCACCACCACGCCCAGAGCTTCGAGTACCCCGAGCGCTTGGAGATAACCGAAATCGGCGACCGAGTGGATATCTAG